A window of the Lactuca sativa cultivar Salinas chromosome 5, Lsat_Salinas_v11, whole genome shotgun sequence genome harbors these coding sequences:
- the LOC111915622 gene encoding uncharacterized protein LOC111915622 yields MADLIDDVMWESRENDTNLDEGTSNTRGSGVDDDFAQLLEEMETQLYHGCIFPSLEFLAKLMHIKVNNKWTDSSFDQLLELLQLAFPKGNKVPFSHYLAKKKLKSIGLGYELIHVCKNDCCLFWKEHDSLQVCPVCKESRWIDKNTKGNKVPHKVLRYFPVTPRLRRLYCSTHTAKNMIWHSTIRSEDGVMLHPVDGEHWQDFDKKYPDFSSKPRNVCLGLTANGFNPFGNMCNPHSTWTVILTTYNLPPWLCMKESSFMFTLLIPSPKAPGKDMDVFLRPLVEELKHFWVRIKDAATNTFFTMRAMFLWTINDWPARSSLSGWSRQGYRACATCNEDTPSYRATNKVVYIGHRHFLDANDPVRKRLDFNEMEETRPAPRHFSNDDIQEQLGRLLTRKPGKHPEHGGGEPKRQDYELNWSKRRIFYELEYWSSLRLKHNIHLMHVQKNVDESLLGTLLMDDKNKDTSNAREDLRILNIRKNEWLQKKMVTSFIDPKQDTLSRNLVDNSFVNL; encoded by the coding sequence ATGGCTGATTTAATCGACGATGTGATGTGGGAGTCGAGAGAAAATGATACCAAtcttgatgaaggaacctcgaatACAAGGGGTAGCGGTGTGGATGATGATTTTGCACAGTTGTTAGAAGAAATGGAAACTCAATTGTATCATGGTTGCATCTTTCCTTCCCTTGAGTTTCTAGCAAAGTTAATGCATATCAAGGTgaacaacaaatggactgatagTTCATTTGATCAACTCCTTGAGTTGTTGCAATTAGCATTTCCCAAAGGCAACAAGGTTCCCTTTTCACATTATCTAGCCAAAAAGAAACTAAAGTCTATTGGCCTAGGGTATGAGTTGATACATGTGTGCAAAAACGATTGTTGTCTCTTTTGGAAAGAACACGATTCATTGCAAGTTTGTCCCGTTTGTAAAGAGAGCCGATGGATCGATAAAAACACCAAGGGTAACAAAGTACCTCATAAGGTGTTACGGTACTTTCCTGTAACCCCTAGACTACGACGTTTATATTGTTCGACGCACACTGCCAAAAATATGATTTGGCATAGTACCATACGTTCAGAAGATGGTGTGATGCTTCATCCTGTTGATGGGGAACATTGGCaagattttgataaaaaatacCCCGACTTCTCGAGTAAACCCCGTAATGTATGCCTAGGTCTTACAGCTAACGGTTTCAATCCATTTGGAAACATGTGTAATCCACATAGCACATGGACGGTCATACTCACCACATACAATCTGCCACCCTGGCTTTGTATGAAAGAGTCATCATTCATGTTTACTTTGTTGATTCCAAGCCCGAAAGCTCCTGGCAAGGATATGGATGTTTTCCTTAGACCGTTGGTGGAAGAGCTTAAACATTTTTGGGTACGTATTAAAGATGCGGCGACAAACACATTCTTCACGATGAGAGCTATGTTTTTGTGGACAATAAACGATTGGCCAGCTCGTAGTAGTCTATCAGGTTGGAGTAGGCAAGGGTATAGAGCATGTGCTACTTGCAATGAAGACACTCCTTCATACCGTGCAACAAACAAAGTCGTATATATCGGTCATCGTCATTTCCTAGATGCTAATGATCCGGTAAGAAAGAGGTTGGACTTTAACGAGATGGAAGAGACAAGACCCGCTCCGAGACACTTTAGTAATGATGACATACAAGAGCAACTAGGTCGCCTACTAACTCGTAAACCGGGTAAACATCCTGAGCATGGAGGCGGGGAGCCAAAGCGACAAGATTACGAGTTGAACTGGTCAAAACGAAGAATTTTCTACGAACTCGAGTATTGGTCTTCTCTACGGTTGAAACACAATATACATCTCATGCATGTCCAGAAAAATGTGGACGAGAGTTTGTTAGGTACTCTTCTAATGGACGATAAAAACAAAGACACATCAAATGCACGAGAGGACTTGAGAATTCTAAACATTCGGAAAAATGAATGGTTGCAAAAAAAAATGGTGACAAGTTTCATAGACCCCAAGCAAGATACTCTTTCACGAAATCTAGTTGACAACTCTTTTGTCAATTTATAA
- the LOC111915623 gene encoding uncharacterized protein LOC111915623, producing the protein MDEDGFVIRNQARLVAQGFCQLEGLDHDETFSPVARLKQFVCFWLLRLSKTSKSTKLMLRLPFYKEIFNKKFFLNNLQGSHIILAQVYVEDIIFRSTIEKQISKFVEVMANKFEMSMMGELAFFFDMLQKYGFFDCKLAKTMMSSSTSIGIDPSGTDVNLTLFCGMTGSVIYLIAIRPDIMLWNPHDSEFKLVGSIDSDHGGCGINLKSTS; encoded by the exons atggatgaAGATGGATTTGTCATAAGAAATCAAGCTAGGCTCGTAGCTCAAGGGTTCTGTCAGCTTGAAGGGTTGGACCATGATGAAACATTTTCTCCAGTTGCAAGACTGAAGCAATTCGTCTGCTTTTGGCTTTTGCGTCTTTCAAAAACTTCAAAGTCTACCAAATTGATGTTAAGACTACCTTTCTACAAGGAGATATTCAATAAGAAGTTTTTCTTAAACAATCTCCAGG GATCTCATATCATTCTTGCTCAAGTGTATGTGGAAGATATCATCTTCAGATCCACTATTgaaaaacaaatttcaaaatttgtggAGGTCATGGCcaataaatttgagatgagcatgatgggtgaACTAGCCTTCTTTTTCG ACATGCTACAAAAGTATGGTTTCTTTGATTGCAAACTGGCAAAAACTATGATGTCCTCTTCAACGTCTATCGGTATTGATCCAAGTGGAACTGATGTGAATTTAACTCTGTTTTGTGGAATGACAGGCTCTGTAATTTATCTTATAGCCATTCGCCCTGACATTAT GTTATGGAATCCTCATGACTCTGAGTTCAAGTTGGTGGGATCCATTGACTCCGATCATGGTGGGTGTGGAATTAATCTTAAAAGCACTTCATGA